From the genome of Rhodobacteraceae bacterium Araon29, one region includes:
- a CDS encoding DUF3553 domain-containing protein, translating to MDNLNNFLEPGMMVKHPSQPDWGIGQVQSRIGNRITVNFTEVGKIVIDGSRIVLIQVLFKE from the coding sequence TTGGATAATTTGAATAACTTCTTGGAACCGGGGATGATGGTGAAACACCCGTCACAGCCAGATTGGGGGATTGGGCAGGTGCAATCACGGATTGGTAATCGGATCACCGTGAACTTTACCGAAGTTGGAAAAATAGTCATTGACGGATCACGCATTGTTTTAATTCAGGTTCTTTTTAAAGAATAA
- a CDS encoding RNA methyltransferase: protein MTSLHPQPTFILVRPQMGENIGAAARGMLNFGLDRMRVVAPRDGWPNPKAIAMASGAGRVLDEAGHFETVADASGDGHFVFATTARSRGLTKPVYAPQAAMEKAAELIASGQKVTVVFGPERAGLQNEDVAVANAIITLPVNPEFPSLNLAQCVLLLAYEWRRAQGQIENQRMELAGTDWAAVQDVEKLAEHFEQRLETAGFFFPETKAQGMKLNLRNMWSRLPLTRADVQIFHGMLRQIVRWKERGE from the coding sequence ATGACCAGTTTGCATCCACAACCAACCTTTATCCTTGTCCGCCCACAAATGGGTGAGAACATTGGCGCTGCTGCGCGAGGCATGCTTAATTTTGGTCTAGATAGAATGCGGGTTGTTGCCCCCCGGGATGGTTGGCCAAACCCAAAAGCCATTGCAATGGCGAGTGGTGCGGGGCGCGTTTTGGATGAAGCGGGCCATTTTGAAACCGTTGCAGACGCCAGTGGTGATGGACATTTTGTCTTTGCCACAACGGCCCGAAGCCGCGGCCTCACAAAGCCGGTTTATGCGCCGCAAGCCGCAATGGAGAAGGCGGCAGAGTTGATCGCTTCTGGACAAAAAGTGACGGTTGTGTTTGGCCCTGAAAGGGCTGGATTGCAAAACGAAGATGTTGCTGTGGCAAACGCAATCATTACCTTGCCGGTCAATCCAGAGTTTCCATCGCTCAATTTGGCGCAATGTGTATTGCTGCTGGCCTATGAATGGCGGCGCGCTCAAGGCCAGATCGAAAATCAAAGAATGGAATTGGCTGGCACCGACTGGGCCGCGGTCCAAGATGTTGAGAAACTCGCAGAGCATTTTGAGCAGAGATTGGAAACGGCCGGGTTTTTCTTTCCTGAGACCAAGGCGCAGGGCATGAAGTTAAATCTTCGCAATATGTGGTCCCGTTTGCCTTTGACTCGGGCGGATGTACAAATATTTCATGGCATGTTGCGACAAATTGTAAGGTGGAAAGAACGGGGTGAATGA
- a CDS encoding GNAT family N-acetyltransferase: MVTSPEFTVKFAKTEQEFLAAQRLRYDVFISELGGCGNLVDHENRLERDRFDPYFDHLILVDQTKQSDCKSGVVGVYRLMTDEKAQELGQFYSEDEYDLSKLKRSGRKLLELGRSCVHPDYRGGTALYHLWKGLSEFVLAEKIEILFGVASFHGTDANAFAAPLSLLHQRHLAPPELRIEAKAPHAQIMDLIPPENLDRRKAVLEIPALIKAYLRLGGFVGQNAFIDYDFNTIDVCLVLDIERMNGRQKNIYSKAEILT, translated from the coding sequence TTGGTAACTTCGCCTGAGTTCACTGTTAAATTTGCGAAAACAGAACAAGAGTTTCTGGCGGCTCAGAGGCTAAGGTATGATGTCTTTATTTCCGAACTTGGTGGGTGCGGAAACCTTGTTGACCATGAAAACCGTTTAGAGCGGGATCGTTTTGATCCCTATTTTGATCACCTGATTTTGGTAGATCAGACAAAACAAAGTGACTGCAAAAGCGGTGTTGTGGGGGTTTATCGCTTGATGACAGATGAAAAGGCCCAGGAGCTTGGGCAGTTTTACTCAGAGGACGAGTATGATCTTTCAAAATTAAAAAGGTCTGGCCGTAAATTGTTAGAACTTGGCAGATCCTGTGTGCATCCCGATTACAGAGGCGGAACAGCGCTCTATCATCTGTGGAAAGGTCTGTCTGAATTCGTGCTTGCAGAGAAAATAGAAATTTTGTTTGGGGTGGCAAGCTTTCATGGCACAGATGCAAATGCGTTTGCTGCTCCGCTTAGTCTTTTACATCAGCGCCATCTTGCTCCGCCCGAATTAAGGATAGAAGCCAAAGCGCCTCATGCTCAGATCATGGATTTGATCCCACCGGAAAATTTGGACCGCCGTAAAGCCGTATTGGAAATTCCCGCCTTGATTAAAGCCTATCTGCGATTGGGCGGGTTTGTCGGGCAAAATGCATTTATTGATTATGACTTTAATACAATTGACGTATGTTTGGTTTTAGATATCGAGCGTATGAATGGCCGGCAGAAAAATATTTATTCAAAAGCTGAGATATTGACATGA
- a CDS encoding glutamate-5-semialdehyde dehydrogenase produces the protein MNDIDKVMQAIGTQAKAAAAQLAYAQDRQKTLALEAAAKIVWDRRTWIIGENTKDLKYGRQKGLSDAMMDRLLLDEARIKGIVDGLTAVAQQSDPVGKVLDQWDRPNGLSIKKVSTPLGVIGVIYESRPNVTADAGALCLKSGNAVILRGGSESFHSSQAIHTCLVAGLKEADLPEASIQFVPSRDRAAVQKMLTMTDTVDVIVPRGGKGLVGLVQSEARVPVFAHLEGIVHIYIDKHADAGKTLDVVLNSKTRRTGICGAAECLLIHQDLVDGLGAEVISALIQVGVEVRANEDLSHIAGTKEATVEDWGKEYLASTIAARSVRDIDQAIAHIRTHGSNHTDCIMTEDDAAKRHFFERVDSAILMHNASTQFADGGEFGMGAEIGIATGKMHARGPVGTEQLTSFKYLVSGNGSVRT, from the coding sequence ATGAACGATATTGATAAAGTGATGCAAGCCATTGGAACACAGGCAAAAGCGGCCGCAGCCCAGCTTGCATATGCACAAGATCGTCAAAAGACCTTGGCTCTAGAGGCCGCCGCAAAGATTGTTTGGGATCGGCGCACATGGATCATTGGCGAAAATACCAAGGATTTAAAATACGGGCGGCAAAAGGGCTTAAGCGACGCTATGATGGATCGCTTGTTGCTAGATGAGGCGCGGATCAAGGGTATCGTTGACGGTTTAACGGCGGTTGCCCAGCAATCTGATCCTGTCGGAAAAGTGCTTGATCAATGGGATCGTCCTAATGGGCTGTCGATCAAAAAGGTCTCTACACCTTTGGGGGTGATTGGGGTGATTTATGAAAGCCGTCCCAACGTGACTGCGGATGCCGGAGCGCTGTGCCTTAAATCGGGCAATGCGGTTATTTTACGCGGCGGTTCGGAAAGCTTTCACAGCTCTCAGGCTATTCATACCTGTCTGGTTGCTGGGCTGAAAGAAGCGGATTTGCCCGAGGCGTCTATTCAATTCGTACCAAGCCGTGATCGCGCAGCCGTTCAAAAAATGCTGACCATGACAGACACGGTTGACGTGATTGTGCCGCGCGGTGGCAAGGGACTGGTCGGCTTGGTGCAAAGCGAAGCACGGGTTCCTGTTTTTGCGCATTTGGAAGGCATCGTTCATATTTATATCGACAAGCACGCTGATGCGGGAAAAACTTTGGATGTTGTGCTAAATTCTAAAACACGTAGAACTGGCATCTGCGGAGCAGCAGAATGTTTATTGATCCATCAAGACCTTGTGGATGGCTTGGGCGCAGAAGTTATCTCAGCTTTGATCCAGGTTGGTGTTGAAGTGCGTGCTAATGAAGACTTAAGCCATATTGCGGGCACCAAAGAAGCAACAGTGGAAGATTGGGGCAAAGAATATCTGGCCAGTACAATCGCAGCGCGCTCAGTTCGTGATATTGATCAGGCCATTGCGCATATCCGAACCCATGGTTCAAATCATACTGATTGTATCATGACCGAAGATGACGCCGCAAAGCGCCACTTTTTCGAACGCGTTGACAGTGCAATTTTAATGCATAATGCATCCACCCAGTTTGCCGATGGTGGAGAGTTTGGGATGGGTGCAGAAATTGGCATTGCGACAGGAAAAATGCATGCCCGCGGTCCGGTTGGGACAGAGCAATTGACAAGTTTCAAATACCTGGTTTCTGGAAATGGCTCCGTCAGAACCTGA
- a CDS encoding thiamine phosphate synthase encodes MMDQEHPQVYLITPGDFELSRFGDQLGNVLDGNEVACVRLALTTKDELEISKIADSLRDICHARDVALVIESHIMLVERLGLDGVHLSDGARAVRKTRDALGKEAIVGTFCGTSKHDGMSASEAGADYVSFGPVQNTKLGDGQVADIDLFAWWSEMIEVPVVAEGALSIPTMANLRKVTDFVALQDEIWREDNPSEALSAYITAMTSTG; translated from the coding sequence ATGATGGACCAAGAGCACCCACAGGTTTATTTGATCACTCCAGGCGACTTCGAACTTTCCCGTTTTGGTGATCAATTGGGCAATGTCCTGGATGGCAATGAAGTGGCCTGCGTGCGGCTTGCTCTGACCACAAAAGACGAATTAGAGATTTCCAAAATCGCAGATAGCCTGCGCGATATTTGTCATGCTCGTGATGTTGCGCTGGTGATCGAAAGCCACATTATGCTGGTCGAGCGTTTGGGGCTTGATGGGGTTCATTTATCTGATGGTGCGCGCGCAGTTCGAAAAACACGTGACGCTCTGGGTAAAGAGGCCATTGTTGGTACATTTTGCGGCACTTCAAAACATGATGGAATGTCCGCAAGCGAAGCAGGTGCTGACTATGTTAGTTTTGGTCCGGTGCAAAACACCAAACTAGGCGATGGCCAGGTGGCGGACATCGATCTTTTCGCATGGTGGTCAGAAATGATTGAAGTGCCTGTCGTCGCAGAGGGGGCGCTCAGTATTCCTACAATGGCCAATTTGCGCAAAGTCACTGATTTTGTTGCCCTGCAAGACGAAATTTGGCGCGAAGACAACCCATCGGAAGCTTTGAGCGCCTATATCACGGCGATGACTTCAACCGGCTAG
- a CDS encoding LysR family transcriptional regulator, giving the protein MQNWDDLKYCLALDEFRTMTAAAKALGTNTATVSRRIERLTEEAGQPLFIRQNCHWMATSLGQEFSAVARRIEERIQTAEINASTQQKNYKLHITAPQTIIEACLLPEADKLLITYPQLEMKLASTHASLAFGETDLILSFLKPEEGRIFRFRIGHQICGFYHAARFKNNLQGWVDVDSETGPRPKLQSNVGPLNQSPRLTVSSLLNAHQLIRTMPLLAYLPCSFADSKPDLMLYEPTGKNQNEIWASYHYTRKKDPALKLARDWIESSLMKKSARVAQVNYMAARP; this is encoded by the coding sequence ATGCAAAACTGGGATGATCTTAAATATTGTTTAGCCCTTGATGAATTTCGGACAATGACTGCTGCGGCTAAAGCACTTGGCACCAACACTGCAACTGTTTCACGCCGCATTGAAAGGCTAACAGAAGAAGCAGGCCAACCCCTGTTTATTCGGCAAAATTGCCACTGGATGGCAACAAGTCTGGGGCAAGAATTTTCTGCCGTAGCGCGACGTATTGAAGAGCGAATTCAAACTGCTGAGATAAATGCATCAACTCAACAAAAAAATTACAAGCTGCATATTACTGCGCCACAAACTATAATTGAAGCCTGTTTGCTTCCAGAAGCAGATAAGCTTTTAATCACCTACCCTCAATTGGAGATGAAGTTAGCGTCCACTCACGCAAGTTTGGCATTTGGCGAAACTGACCTTATTTTGTCTTTCTTAAAACCAGAAGAAGGTCGCATTTTCAGATTTAGAATTGGGCATCAAATATGCGGATTCTATCATGCAGCACGCTTTAAAAACAATCTACAAGGGTGGGTGGATGTTGATAGCGAAACCGGTCCTCGCCCAAAATTACAAAGTAATGTTGGCCCCCTAAATCAAAGCCCACGACTTACCGTTTCAAGTCTTTTAAACGCACATCAGCTTATTCGCACAATGCCGCTTTTGGCCTATTTGCCTTGTAGCTTTGCCGATAGTAAGCCCGATCTTATGCTTTATGAGCCTACTGGAAAAAATCAAAATGAAATCTGGGCTTCTTACCATTATACTCGAAAAAAAGACCCTGCACTAAAGCTGGCACGGGATTGGATCGAAAGTAGTCTGATGAAGAAATCGGCTCGCGTAGCTCAGGTCAATTACATGGCAGCAAGACCATAA
- a CDS encoding carboxypeptidase M32 → MDYQYQTEALAKIATRLGWDQETVMPKGALQDRAEESAALEKALHDRRSSSELEDLLATAQSQALTALEKRQVSLIERALLRTRKVPVELSVALARITPKSHQIWAKARAEDDFMAFAPILSEVIQLRRQEGEALAQGSAVVAYEALLKDYEPDGELPALMDMFDQLRSPLVELRSAVLDCPQPKALQGHFDPKQQMLIAHELAECFGYDFSRGRIDKAVHPFSSGSGNDVRITTRTEPSDPLNCFYSTVHEVGHGSYEQNIDPEYGFSPIGAGCSMGVHESQSRIYENQLARSRAFTGHLYRRMRAVFGDFGIENEEVFYHAVNRVSHGYIRTEADELQYNLHIMLRFDLERDLMSGALEVADLEAAWNDRFAADFGYKVDKASNGVLQDVHWSEGLFGYFPTYSLGNVYAGCLFKALRNDLADLDVHLGSGNLEPAVSWLQQRLQRHGGRYPAAELIASASGNAVSVEPLLEYLKNKFSDLYGLAAM, encoded by the coding sequence ATGGATTATCAATATCAAACAGAAGCCCTCGCTAAAATTGCAACGCGACTTGGATGGGACCAAGAAACAGTCATGCCCAAAGGCGCATTGCAAGACCGGGCTGAAGAATCTGCTGCACTTGAAAAAGCGCTCCATGATCGGCGCAGTTCGAGTGAGCTAGAAGATTTGTTAGCAACTGCCCAATCGCAGGCTTTGACGGCCCTTGAAAAACGGCAAGTGAGCTTGATTGAGCGCGCGCTTCTTCGGACCCGAAAAGTGCCTGTTGAGCTTTCGGTTGCATTGGCACGTATTACCCCAAAATCTCATCAAATTTGGGCCAAAGCCCGGGCAGAAGATGACTTTATGGCCTTTGCGCCCATTCTTTCTGAGGTCATTCAACTGCGCCGCCAGGAAGGCGAAGCCTTGGCTCAAGGCAGCGCTGTAGTGGCTTATGAAGCGTTGCTGAAAGATTATGAGCCGGATGGAGAACTCCCAGCTCTGATGGACATGTTCGATCAACTCAGATCACCGTTGGTGGAATTGCGTTCAGCCGTGTTAGATTGCCCGCAGCCAAAAGCCTTGCAGGGACATTTTGATCCTAAACAGCAAATGCTGATAGCGCATGAACTGGCGGAATGTTTTGGCTATGATTTTTCACGCGGGCGGATTGATAAAGCTGTGCATCCGTTTAGTTCAGGCTCGGGTAATGATGTGCGGATCACAACAAGAACTGAACCAAGCGACCCGTTAAATTGCTTTTACTCAACCGTCCATGAAGTGGGTCATGGAAGTTATGAGCAAAATATTGATCCAGAATATGGATTTTCTCCGATTGGGGCAGGGTGCTCAATGGGGGTTCATGAAAGTCAAAGCCGAATTTATGAAAACCAATTGGCCCGATCCCGCGCTTTTACAGGCCATTTATACCGCCGCATGCGCGCCGTGTTTGGAGATTTTGGGATAGAAAACGAAGAGGTTTTCTATCACGCTGTTAACCGGGTGTCGCATGGCTATATTCGGACCGAGGCTGATGAGCTGCAGTATAATCTGCATATCATGCTGCGCTTTGATCTAGAGCGTGATCTGATGTCTGGTGCATTAGAGGTCGCAGATTTAGAAGCCGCATGGAATGACCGATTTGCAGCAGATTTTGGCTACAAAGTCGATAAAGCCTCAAATGGTGTTCTGCAGGATGTCCATTGGTCCGAAGGGCTGTTTGGTTATTTTCCAACATATTCTTTAGGTAATGTTTATGCCGGATGCCTTTTTAAAGCGCTAAGAAATGACTTAGCTGATCTCGATGTACACCTTGGCTCTGGAAACCTAGAACCAGCTGTTTCATGGCTGCAGCAGCGCCTTCAAAGACACGGAGGGCGTTATCCGGCCGCTGAACTGATCGCGTCAGCCAGTGGGAATGCGGTTTCAGTTGAACCGTTGCTGGAATATTTAAAAAATAAATTTTCTGATCTTTATGGTCTTGCTGCCATGTAA
- a CDS encoding heme A synthase has translation MTRKRSIFEDVAAETEASSPVNKATGIIDRGRGQANRSILRLWLILLFLLVVMMILVGGLTRLTDSGLSITEWRPVSGALPPLSEQDWSEEFEKYKQIPEYQLQNKGMSLQSFKVIYWWEWGHRQLGRVVGLVWAIGFAFLFFTKKIPTGWTPKLLFLGALGGTQGAIGWWMVSSGLSGTMLDVASYRLATHLGLAFVILGFIAWFLLHLSERESDLIQRRRSREGRLFSLSTGLLHFTFLQILIGALVAGIDAGRNYIDWPLMAGEFFPSDSFLLNPWWRNFFEDDGLVQFMHRIAGYGVFVLGVIAWRRSRSSGNAMVRFAFNAVLAMMSLQMVLGITTVLYAAPWHIAIVHQLGAVVLWVLILRARFLAAYPPQQSVKGI, from the coding sequence ATGACCCGTAAGAGATCAATATTTGAAGATGTTGCCGCCGAGACTGAAGCCTCGTCACCGGTAAACAAAGCAACCGGAATAATTGACCGAGGTCGCGGGCAGGCGAACCGGTCTATTTTGCGCTTATGGCTCATCTTACTATTCTTGCTGGTAGTGATGATGATCCTTGTTGGAGGTCTTACTCGGTTAACTGATAGCGGATTAAGTATAACAGAATGGCGGCCGGTGAGCGGAGCTCTTCCGCCTTTGTCCGAACAAGACTGGTCTGAGGAGTTTGAAAAATACAAACAAATTCCAGAATACCAGCTGCAGAACAAAGGTATGAGCCTGCAGAGCTTTAAAGTTATATATTGGTGGGAATGGGGCCATAGGCAATTGGGCCGTGTGGTTGGCCTGGTTTGGGCCATCGGATTTGCGTTTTTGTTTTTTACAAAGAAAATTCCGACAGGCTGGACGCCCAAATTACTGTTTCTGGGGGCTCTGGGCGGAACACAAGGTGCAATCGGTTGGTGGATGGTCTCAAGTGGGCTTTCTGGAACGATGCTGGATGTTGCCAGCTACCGCTTGGCGACCCACTTGGGCTTGGCCTTTGTAATCTTAGGTTTTATTGCTTGGTTTCTACTTCATCTGAGCGAACGCGAGAGTGATTTAATCCAGCGGCGACGCAGCCGAGAGGGACGTTTGTTTTCACTCTCAACGGGACTACTGCATTTCACATTTCTGCAGATTCTTATTGGAGCGCTGGTGGCGGGCATAGATGCTGGGCGCAATTATATTGACTGGCCCCTGATGGCTGGAGAGTTTTTTCCATCGGACTCGTTTTTGCTCAACCCTTGGTGGCGCAACTTTTTTGAAGACGATGGACTGGTTCAATTTATGCATCGCATAGCCGGTTACGGCGTTTTCGTCTTGGGCGTCATTGCTTGGCGGCGCTCGCGGTCATCAGGAAATGCAATGGTTAGATTTGCCTTCAATGCAGTTCTTGCAATGATGAGCCTGCAAATGGTTTTGGGCATTACAACCGTCTTATATGCGGCCCCTTGGCACATCGCTATCGTACATCAATTAGGAGCAGTTGTTCTTTGGGTTTTAATTTTGCGTGCACGGTTTTTGGCTGCTTACCCTCCACAACAATCGGTAAAAGGAATTTAA
- a CDS encoding 1-acyl-sn-glycerol-3-phosphate acyltransferase: MTTWRSSHGDLNINEISFMGWIIVIIRVVPMFVVIFGGLLILLLLRIFEKPLFGHNRPITPFLNQAVCKISLRIMGINQHIFGRAMTNNGAVVANHSSWLDIFTLNATQQVYFVSKSEVAAWPGIGWLARAAGTVFIKRDRQQAKLQRDMLSSRLQMGHKLLFFPEGTSTDGRQVLPFKSTLFAALFEQNLKSDIYVQPVSVVYKAPKGCDDRFYGWWGDMAFDSHFLLTLSTWRQGRVEVIFSPPVAIADFSSRKDLSKHLQSQVSSAHQQATSRLKSSP, translated from the coding sequence ATGACAACGTGGCGAAGTTCACACGGCGATCTAAACATAAATGAAATATCGTTTATGGGGTGGATCATAGTTATAATACGCGTTGTGCCGATGTTCGTTGTTATCTTTGGTGGGCTTTTGATCTTACTCCTGCTGCGTATTTTTGAAAAACCCCTATTTGGTCACAATCGGCCGATAACGCCCTTTCTGAACCAAGCCGTCTGTAAAATATCTCTGCGCATTATGGGCATAAATCAGCATATTTTTGGCCGAGCCATGACCAATAACGGCGCTGTCGTTGCCAACCATTCGTCTTGGCTTGATATCTTTACTTTGAATGCCACGCAGCAAGTGTATTTTGTGTCAAAGTCTGAAGTTGCCGCCTGGCCTGGTATCGGGTGGCTGGCGCGTGCAGCCGGAACAGTTTTCATAAAGCGTGACAGGCAGCAAGCCAAATTGCAACGCGATATGCTTTCATCGCGCTTACAAATGGGACATAAATTACTGTTTTTCCCAGAAGGCACCTCAACCGACGGGCGGCAGGTTTTGCCTTTTAAATCAACGCTTTTTGCGGCTTTATTCGAGCAAAACCTAAAAAGCGATATATATGTTCAACCTGTGAGCGTGGTGTACAAAGCCCCGAAGGGATGTGATGACCGATTTTATGGTTGGTGGGGTGATATGGCTTTTGATTCCCACTTTCTGCTGACCCTCAGCACGTGGCGCCAAGGCAGGGTTGAGGTTATCTTTTCACCGCCCGTTGCGATTGCAGATTTTTCATCCCGAAAAGACCTGTCAAAGCACCTGCAAAGTCAGGTGAGCAGCGCCCACCAACAGGCAACTAGCCGGTTGAAGTCATCGCCGTGA
- the gyrA gene encoding DNA gyrase subunit A, with protein sequence MTDTPELPPTDDEQPETSSAFSGPSVSITDEMKSSYLDYAMSVIVSRAIPDLRDGLKPVHRRILYAMHETGNSHDKPYRKSARPVGDVMGKYHPHGDGAIYDALVRMAQDFSMSLPLLDGQGNFGSMDGDNPAAMRYTEVRMDKPSAYLLADIDKDTVDFQDNYDGKDREPTVLPSRFPNMLVNGAGGIAVGMATNIPPHNLGEVVTATLALIEDPDLSSEDLIQYVPGPDFPTGGLMLGRSGARKAYLEGRGSVIIRSKTRIEELRKDRYAIIIDEIPYQVNKASMIEKIAEQVRDKKIDGISHVQDESDRNGVRVVIELKRDATAEVVLNQLYRFTPMQTYFGCNMLALNGGRPEQLTLRSFLTNFIDFREDVVARRVAFELRKARERSHILCGLAVAVSNVDEVVATIRSSADAADAREKLMTRRWPAQDIVEYIKLIDDPTHKINDDGSYNLSETQARAILELRLQRLTQLGVKEVTDELQALAKNIIDYLEILSSRDRIMRIIKDELEDVREKFSVPRRTEIIEWSGDMEDEDLIEREDMVVTVTAAGYIKRTPLADFRAQRRGGKGLSGMQTKDEDVVTTLFVANTHTQLLFFTTDGMAYKLKTWRLPLGGRTAKGKAVVNILPIPTGVSIAAIMPVDAPEAEWENLQIIFATSAGDVRRNALSDFTNVRANGKIAMDLPENVELVNARIANEDDDVMLVTNSGRAIRFSTTDVRVFKGRKSTGVRGIRLSGEDRVVSMSIIRHFIATSDERAAYLKMRRAVAGMTDDEEITDEDDSNAHATISPARYAEMSAEENLILTISAGGSGKLSSSHDYPVRGRGGMGVAAMDKAMRGGDLVASFPVDIEDQIMLATSKGQSIRVPVEGISFRSRSAGGVKVFNTGRGEEVVSVAWIAEQADDPTDEE encoded by the coding sequence TTGACCGACACGCCTGAATTGCCTCCGACAGACGACGAACAGCCTGAAACAAGCAGCGCTTTTTCCGGCCCGTCCGTATCGATCACAGATGAGATGAAAAGCTCGTATCTTGATTATGCCATGAGCGTAATCGTGAGCCGCGCAATCCCTGATTTACGCGATGGTCTAAAGCCTGTGCATCGCCGAATTTTATATGCGATGCATGAAACCGGCAATAGCCACGACAAACCATATCGTAAATCAGCCCGGCCTGTTGGTGATGTCATGGGTAAGTACCACCCACACGGCGACGGCGCGATTTATGATGCGCTTGTGCGGATGGCCCAAGATTTTTCAATGTCTCTGCCATTGCTAGATGGCCAAGGTAATTTTGGGTCGATGGATGGTGATAACCCGGCGGCCATGCGCTACACGGAAGTGCGCATGGATAAACCGTCCGCCTATCTTCTTGCGGACATAGACAAAGACACGGTTGATTTTCAGGACAATTATGACGGCAAAGATCGAGAGCCCACAGTTCTGCCCTCTCGCTTCCCCAATATGCTTGTCAACGGGGCTGGCGGAATTGCTGTTGGGATGGCGACGAACATACCGCCGCATAACTTGGGCGAAGTGGTCACAGCAACACTTGCTTTGATTGAAGATCCTGACTTAAGCAGCGAAGATTTGATCCAATATGTGCCGGGGCCGGATTTTCCGACCGGAGGCCTAATGCTGGGCCGCTCTGGTGCGCGCAAAGCATATCTAGAAGGACGTGGCAGCGTTATTATCCGATCAAAGACACGGATCGAAGAACTGCGAAAAGATCGATATGCGATCATCATTGATGAAATCCCCTATCAGGTGAATAAAGCCTCAATGATTGAAAAAATCGCAGAGCAAGTCCGCGATAAAAAAATAGATGGCATTTCGCATGTCCAAGACGAAAGCGACCGAAACGGCGTGCGTGTTGTGATCGAATTAAAGCGGGATGCCACAGCCGAGGTGGTTCTAAATCAACTTTATCGCTTCACTCCGATGCAAACGTACTTCGGCTGCAACATGCTGGCTTTGAACGGGGGGCGTCCTGAACAATTGACGCTGCGCTCTTTCCTGACAAACTTCATTGATTTTCGCGAAGATGTCGTGGCCCGTCGGGTGGCATTTGAGTTGCGCAAAGCCCGCGAGCGCAGCCATATTTTATGTGGATTGGCTGTGGCTGTTTCTAACGTAGATGAAGTGGTTGCAACCATTCGGTCGTCTGCTGATGCTGCTGATGCAAGAGAAAAGCTAATGACCAGGCGGTGGCCAGCACAAGACATTGTCGAATATATCAAGTTGATAGACGATCCGACGCATAAAATTAATGACGATGGATCATATAATCTATCTGAAACACAGGCCCGAGCAATTCTTGAACTTCGCCTGCAACGTTTGACTCAGCTAGGGGTAAAAGAAGTCACTGACGAACTTCAGGCCTTGGCAAAGAATATAATTGATTATCTCGAAATACTCAGTTCACGAGACCGTATAATGCGGATCATCAAAGATGAGCTTGAAGATGTCCGAGAAAAATTTTCCGTTCCACGCCGCACCGAAATTATCGAGTGGTCTGGCGATATGGAAGATGAAGATCTCATCGAGCGCGAAGATATGGTGGTGACCGTAACGGCTGCAGGCTATATAAAACGCACGCCGTTGGCCGATTTTCGTGCCCAGCGGCGCGGTGGCAAGGGGCTGTCAGGAATGCAAACAAAAGACGAAGATGTGGTCACCACGCTCTTTGTCGCAAACACCCATACACAGCTTTTGTTTTTCACCACCGATGGGATGGCCTATAAACTCAAGACCTGGCGGCTTCCGCTTGGGGGCCGCACAGCGAAAGGAAAAGCTGTCGTCAATATTCTTCCTATTCCAACCGGCGTCTCTATTGCGGCTATTATGCCGGTTGATGCGCCTGAGGCCGAATGGGAAAATCTTCAGATTATTTTTGCCACATCCGCCGGCGATGTTCGCCGTAATGCCCTATCAGATTTCACCAATGTGCGGGCAAATGGAAAAATTGCGATGGATTTGCCGGAAAATGTAGAGTTGGTAAATGCACGGATCGCCAATGAAGATGATGATGTCATGCTGGTTACAAATTCCGGCCGTGCAATTCGGTTTTCCACAACCGATGTCAGAGTTTTCAAAGGCAGAAAATCAACCGGCGTCAGAGGCATCCGCCTGTCAGGCGAGGACCGCGTGGTGTCTATGTCGATTATTCGGCATTTCATCGCCACTTCGGATGAACGTGCCGCCTATTTGAAAATGCGCCGCGCAGTGGCTGGTATGACGGATGACGAAGAAATCACTGACGAAGATGACAGCAATGCACACGCAACCATAAGCCCTGCACGCTATGCCGAAATGTCAGCCGAAGAAAACCTCATCCTAACTATTTCTGCAGGCGGGTCTGGCAAACTTTCGTCAAGCCATGACTATCCTGTGCGCGGGCGTGGCGGCATGGGTGTTGCGGCTATGGACAAAGCCATGCGCGGCGGCGATTTAGTTGCAAGTTTTCCTGTTGATATAGAAGATCAAATTATGCTGGCCACATCCAAGGGTCAGTCCATACGCGTCCCCGTAGAAGGTATTTCTTTTCGGTCGCGCAGCGCTGGGGGTGTGAAGGTTTTCAACACCGGCAGAGGTGAAGAGGTTGTATCAGTTGCATGGATAGCTGAACAAGCGGATGACCCTACAGACGAAGAGTAA